The Vibrio cyclitrophicus sequence TCAAGTTCGAGTTGGTAAGCCATTAGAAGTTAGTGGCTTAACTGACTATGTTAAAGAGCCGTATCATTCTACGGCGGTTGGTTTACTTCATTACGCAAGAGATTGTCAGATAAGTGATGAAGGTGATTACAGCGAACCTAAGCGTTCAGCACCTTCTATGTCAGGCTTGTTTGGCAAATTGCGTAATTGGATACAAAAAGAGTTTTAACCTGAGTTGCAGGAAAAAACGGAGATAACACATGTTTGAACCGATGATGGAAATGTCTGACGATGCAGTAATTAAAGTCGTTGGAGTTGGTGGCGGTGGCGGTAACGCTGTTGAGCACATGGTACGTGAATCAATCGAAGGCGTAGAATTCATCAGTGTTAACACTGATGCACAAGCACTTCGTAAAACAAGCGTGAGCAGCGTGATCCAAATTGGTGGTGATATCACTAAAGGTTTGGGCGCTGGTGCAAACCCACAAGTAGGCCGTGATGCAGCTCTCGAAGATCGAGAAAGAATTAAAGAAGTTCTAACTGGCGCCGATATGGTATTTATCGCAGCTGGTATGGGCGGTGGTACGGGTACAGGTGCTGCTCCAGTTATTGCTGAAGTTGCGAAAGAGCTAGGTGTGCTAACAGTTGCTGTTGTAACTAAGCCATTTAGCTTTGAAGGCAAAAAACGTTTAGCGTTTGCAGAGCAAGGTATTGAAGAGCTTTCTAAGCATGTGGATTCTTTAATTACGATTCCAAATGAAAAGCTACTTAAAGTACTTGGCCGTGGCGTAACACTGCTAGAAGCTTTCGCAAGTGCAAATGATGTGCTTAAAAATGCTGTACAAGGTATCGCAGAGCTGATTACTCGCCCTGGTATGATTAACGTCGATTTCGCGGATGTTCGCACCGTAATGTCTGAGATGGGTCATGCAATGATGGGTAGCGGTATCGCAAAAGGTGAAGACCGTGCTGAAGAAGCTGCTGAAACGGCAATTTCTAGCCCACTACTAGAAGACATCGACCTAGCTGGTGCACGTGGCGTTCTTGTGAACATCACTGCAGGCCTAGATATGCGTCTAGATGAATTCGAAACAGTAGGTAACACAGTTAAGGCATTCGCATCTGATAACGCAACAGTCGTGATTGGTACTTCTCTAGATCCTGATATGACGGATGAAATCCGCGTAACTGTTGTTGCAACAGGTATCGGTACAGAGAAAAAACCAGACATTACTTTAGTTGCTGGTGGTAAAGCTAAGGTTGCACCAACTCCTCAACCACAGGTAGCGGCTCAAACTGCACCAAGAGTGGAAGAGAAAGTGGCACAACCATTGCAAGAAAAAACTGAGGTTAAACCTCAAGTTAAACCACAGCCAACAACGTCACCTGTTTCTTCAGGTACAGGCGCTAGCCAAAGTGCTGCACCTAAAGCTGAGAAAGAGAGTGGATACTTAGATATTCCAGCATTCTTACGACGTCAGGCTGATTAACAAATACCCAAAATTTGACTATCGTCGAATTAATGGTAAAATTCGCGGTCAGTAAATACTGACCGTGATTTGTAGCACTGATAACGAGGCAAGCAGATGATCAGACAACGTACTCTGAAAGAAATTGTGAAAACAACTGGTGTGGGTCTCCACTCTGGTCGTAAAGTCACACTTACTCTTCGCCCGGCAGCTGCAAATACAGGTATTGTTTATCGTCGTACAGATGTAAATCCACCTGTAGATTTCCCAGCTGATCCAGCGTCAGTTCGTGACACTATGTTATGTACCGCTCTTGTTAATGATGAAGGCGTACGTATCTCTACAGTGGAACACCTTAACGCAGCTTTAGCGGGTATGGGCATCGACAACATTATTGTTGAAGTAGATGCTCCTGAGATCCCAATTATGGATGGTAGCGCAAGCCCATTCGTATACTTGCTACAGCAAGCGGGTGTAGAAACACTGAATGCAGCGAAGCGTTTTATTCGTATCAAAAAGCCTATCCGTTTTGAAGATGGCGATAAGTGGGCAGAA is a genomic window containing:
- the ftsZ gene encoding cell division protein FtsZ is translated as MFEPMMEMSDDAVIKVVGVGGGGGNAVEHMVRESIEGVEFISVNTDAQALRKTSVSSVIQIGGDITKGLGAGANPQVGRDAALEDRERIKEVLTGADMVFIAAGMGGGTGTGAAPVIAEVAKELGVLTVAVVTKPFSFEGKKRLAFAEQGIEELSKHVDSLITIPNEKLLKVLGRGVTLLEAFASANDVLKNAVQGIAELITRPGMINVDFADVRTVMSEMGHAMMGSGIAKGEDRAEEAAETAISSPLLEDIDLAGARGVLVNITAGLDMRLDEFETVGNTVKAFASDNATVVIGTSLDPDMTDEIRVTVVATGIGTEKKPDITLVAGGKAKVAPTPQPQVAAQTAPRVEEKVAQPLQEKTEVKPQVKPQPTTSPVSSGTGASQSAAPKAEKESGYLDIPAFLRRQAD